The following are from one region of the Euleptes europaea isolate rEulEur1 chromosome 11, rEulEur1.hap1, whole genome shotgun sequence genome:
- the DNAJB6 gene encoding dnaJ homolog subfamily B member 6 isoform X2 yields the protein MVDYYEVLGVHRHASQEDIKKAYRKLALKWHPDKNPDNKEEAERQFKQLAEAYEVLSDAKKRDIYDRYGKEGLNGGGGSHYDSPFEYGFTFRNPEDVFREFFGGRDPFSFDFFEDPFDDFFGNRRGTRGNRNRGGGSFFSAFGGFPAFGSGFSSFDTGFTSFGSLGHGGLTSFSSTSFGGSGMGNFKSVSTSTKIVNGRKITTKRIVENGQERVEVEEDGQLKSLTINGKEQLLRLDNK from the exons ATGGTGGATTATTATGAAGTTCTAGGAGTGCATAGGCATGCTTCACAAGAAGACATCAAAAAAGC GTACCGTAAACTAGCATTGAAGTGGCACCCTGATAAAAATCCAGATAACAAAGAAGAAGCAGAGAGGCAGTTTAAACAACTAGCTGAGGCGTATGAGGTCCTGTCAGATG CTAAAAAACGTGACATCTATGACAGATATGGAAAAgaaggattaaatggaggag GTGGAAGCCATTATGACAGTCCATTTGAATATGGTTTTACATTCCGAAACCCAGAGGATGTCTTCAGGGAGTTTTTTGGTGGAAGGGACCCATTTTCATTTGACTTCTTTG AAGACCCTTTTGATGACTTTTTCGGTAACAGACGAGGGACACGTGGAAACAGAAACCGAGGTGGCGGatcctttttctctgcctttggtGGATTCCCTGCCTTTGGGAGTGGATTTTCTTCATTTGATACAG GTTTTACTTCTTTTGGTTCTTTGGGACATGGGGgccttacttcattctcctcaaCATCATTTGGTGGCAGTGGCATGGGTAACTTCAAATCAGTATCGACTTCGACTAAAATAGTGAATGGCAGAAAAATTACTACGAAGAG AATTGTTGAGAATGGACAAGAGAGAGTAGAAGTTGAAGAAGATGGCCAGTTAAAGTCTTTAACAATAAATGGTAAGGAGCAGCTGCTACGCTTGGATAACAAGTAA